The Streptomyces sp. NL15-2K genome contains a region encoding:
- a CDS encoding D-alanyl-D-alanine carboxypeptidase gives MITGIKSGIQGVRIRRAAAVTVTTGAMLVTGALTAAPAQAVTVPTIVAKGGYVMNNANGKTLYTKAGDTRRSTGSTTKIMTAKVVLSQANLNLDAKVTIQKAYSDYIVSKNASSARLIVGDKVTVRQLLYGLMLPSGCDAAYALADKFGSGSTRAARVKSFIGKMNTTAKNLGLTNTHFDSFDGIGNGANYSTPRDLTKLASNTMKNSTFRTVVKTKSYTAKTITKTGTIRTMAAWKNTNGLLGTYSGTIGVKTGSGPEAKYCLVFAATRNGKTVIGTVLTSTSITQRETDAKKLMNYGFAKLG, from the coding sequence TTGATAACCGGCATCAAGAGCGGCATTCAGGGCGTCCGTATCCGCAGAGCCGCGGCCGTCACCGTGACCACCGGCGCCATGCTCGTGACCGGAGCCCTCACCGCCGCGCCCGCGCAGGCCGTCACCGTGCCCACGATCGTCGCCAAGGGCGGCTACGTGATGAACAACGCGAACGGCAAGACGCTGTACACCAAGGCCGGGGACACCAGGCGTTCCACCGGCTCCACGACGAAGATCATGACCGCGAAGGTGGTGCTCTCCCAGGCGAACCTCAACCTCGACGCCAAGGTGACGATCCAGAAGGCGTACAGCGACTACATCGTGTCGAAGAACGCGTCGTCGGCCCGCCTGATCGTCGGCGACAAGGTCACCGTGCGTCAGCTGTTGTACGGCCTGATGCTGCCGTCCGGCTGCGACGCGGCGTACGCGCTCGCCGACAAGTTCGGCTCCGGCTCGACGCGGGCGGCGCGCGTGAAGTCGTTCATCGGCAAGATGAACACCACGGCCAAGAACCTGGGTCTGACGAACACGCACTTCGACTCGTTCGACGGCATCGGCAACGGCGCCAACTACTCGACGCCGCGCGACCTGACGAAGCTCGCCAGCAACACGATGAAGAACTCCACGTTCCGCACGGTCGTCAAGACGAAGAGCTACACGGCGAAGACGATCACCAAGACCGGCACCATTCGCACGATGGCCGCGTGGAAGAACACCAACGGCCTGCTCGGTACCTACAGCGGCACCATCGGTGTGAAGACCGGCTCCGGTCCCGAGGCGAAGTACTGCCTCGTGTTCGCCGCCACCCGCAACGGCAAGACGGTCATCGGCACGGTCCTGACCTCGACGTCGATCACCCAGCGGGAAACTGACGCGAAGAAGCTCATGAACTACGGCTTCGCGAAGCTGGGCTGA
- a CDS encoding DUF262 domain-containing protein, giving the protein MAIEGAQTAPDVVEDVFEGHATDIEVEDAGEDTTRIQRPWNPDQIRVNTSQFSLRNILDQIDEKSIELAPDFQRLRVWRADQKSLLVESLLLQIPLPAFYFAEDADGSFRVVDGLQRLSTLHAFVRGGEAGFALGKLEHLDDLKDLRFSDLPVPFQRRINNTQLIVNVIDPTTPRGVTYEIFKRINTGGTPLNGQEIRHCMSSFRSRDILHRMTHTDAFAKATGGRLTDHIRMNDREMALRFAAFWLQGAEAYQERPVMESFLMDATELLDDPKKVPNERMAELEAAFERAMAHAYLVFGEHAFRKWPKGEDWRRPINRAMFESWSLALADHTTADLRARRKAIVKAARERMTTDVNYLNAITSSTADRHRVDYRFKAAVADAGAGL; this is encoded by the coding sequence ATGGCTATCGAAGGCGCGCAGACGGCCCCCGACGTGGTGGAGGACGTGTTCGAGGGACACGCCACGGACATCGAGGTCGAGGACGCGGGCGAGGACACCACCCGGATCCAGCGGCCGTGGAACCCGGACCAGATCCGGGTGAACACCAGCCAGTTCTCCTTGCGCAACATCCTCGACCAGATCGATGAGAAATCGATCGAACTCGCCCCGGACTTCCAGCGGTTGCGGGTTTGGCGCGCCGACCAGAAGTCTCTGCTGGTGGAATCCCTGTTGCTGCAAATTCCCCTTCCCGCGTTCTACTTCGCCGAGGACGCGGACGGGTCGTTCCGGGTCGTCGACGGACTTCAACGGCTGTCCACGCTGCACGCGTTCGTCCGGGGCGGGGAAGCCGGCTTCGCCCTCGGGAAGCTGGAGCACCTGGACGACCTGAAGGACCTGCGTTTCAGCGATCTTCCGGTGCCGTTCCAGCGGCGGATCAACAACACCCAGCTGATCGTCAACGTGATCGACCCGACGACGCCGCGCGGGGTCACGTACGAGATCTTCAAGCGGATCAACACGGGCGGCACTCCGCTGAACGGCCAGGAGATCCGGCACTGCATGAGCAGCTTCCGCAGCCGGGACATCCTGCACCGCATGACCCACACGGATGCCTTCGCCAAGGCCACCGGAGGCCGCCTCACCGACCACATCCGGATGAACGACCGGGAGATGGCCCTGCGGTTCGCCGCGTTCTGGCTCCAAGGGGCCGAGGCCTACCAGGAGCGGCCGGTGATGGAGTCGTTCCTGATGGACGCCACCGAACTTCTGGACGATCCGAAGAAGGTCCCGAACGAGCGAATGGCAGAGCTGGAGGCCGCCTTCGAGCGGGCCATGGCCCACGCATACCTCGTCTTCGGTGAGCATGCCTTCCGCAAGTGGCCCAAGGGCGAGGACTGGCGGCGTCCGATCAACCGCGCCATGTTCGAGAGCTGGTCTCTGGCCCTGGCCGACCACACCACCGCCGACCTGCGCGCGCGCCGCAAGGCGATCGTGAAGGCCGCCCGCGAGCGGATGACCACCGACGTCAACTACCTCAACGCCATCACCTCCTCCACCGCCGACCGCCACCGCGTGGACTACCGCTTCAAGGCCGCTGTGGCGGACGCGGGAGCCGGCCTGTGA
- a CDS encoding DUF397 domain-containing protein yields MSQDLHWQKSSFSAGDSDNDCLEIAATPATLHLRESDTPATILSPTRTALNALLTAVKSPTRAP; encoded by the coding sequence GTGTCTCAAGACCTCCACTGGCAGAAGTCGTCCTTCTCCGCGGGCGACTCCGACAACGACTGCCTGGAGATAGCCGCCACCCCCGCCACCCTCCACCTCCGCGAGAGCGATACTCCGGCCACGATCCTCTCGCCCACCCGCACCGCCCTGAACGCCCTGCTCACAGCGGTGAAGAGCCCAACGCGTGCCCCGTAG
- a CDS encoding class I SAM-dependent methyltransferase, translated as MPHNDTDTDTAPDTDTAPETVPAPHRPDGPPRLTRLTFHGPLSQARAAGLVRRLAGTAPAPATVLDLGCGWGELMLRVLEAVPGARGTGVDLNAEDLSRGRRGATARGLDHRVEFVEESAARTARGPADLVLCLGASHALSAAEPPRYTDEALSALRRLVTDDGRVLLGEGFWQRAPSPAELSGMWPDASADEHYDLAGLVDAAVRAGFRPEWTETASLDEWEEFESAYQADAEVWLAGHGDHPLAAETRERLDRHRAQWMNYRGVLGYAYLTLVPVR; from the coding sequence ATGCCCCACAACGACACGGACACGGACACCGCACCCGACACGGATACCGCACCCGAGACCGTCCCGGCGCCGCACCGCCCCGACGGCCCACCCCGACTCACCCGTCTCACCTTCCACGGCCCGCTGTCGCAGGCCCGCGCGGCCGGGCTGGTCCGGCGGCTCGCGGGGACCGCGCCGGCACCCGCCACCGTGCTCGACCTCGGCTGCGGCTGGGGCGAGTTGATGCTGCGCGTACTGGAGGCCGTCCCGGGCGCACGCGGGACCGGTGTGGATCTCAACGCCGAGGACCTGAGCCGGGGCCGTCGGGGCGCCACGGCGAGGGGGCTCGACCACCGGGTCGAGTTCGTCGAGGAGTCAGCCGCCAGGACGGCGCGCGGGCCCGCCGACCTCGTCCTGTGCCTCGGCGCCAGTCACGCCCTCAGCGCGGCCGAGCCGCCCCGGTACACCGACGAGGCCCTGAGCGCGCTGCGCCGGCTCGTGACCGACGACGGCCGCGTCCTGCTCGGCGAGGGCTTCTGGCAGCGTGCGCCGAGCCCGGCGGAGCTGTCCGGCATGTGGCCGGATGCCTCGGCCGACGAGCACTACGACCTGGCGGGCCTCGTCGACGCGGCCGTGCGGGCCGGGTTCCGGCCGGAGTGGACCGAGACAGCGAGCCTGGACGAGTGGGAGGAGTTCGAGTCGGCGTACCAGGCGGACGCCGAGGTGTGGCTCGCCGGGCACGGCGACCACCCGCTGGCCGCCGAGACGCGCGAGCGCCTGGACCGGCACCGCGCCCAGTGGATGAACTACCGCGGTGTGCTGGGGTACGCCTACCTCACCCTCGTACCGGTCCGGTGA
- a CDS encoding MFS transporter, translating to MRAAAVPGDPPGGRRAMAVWGIGVSVYFVAVIFRTSLGVAGLDAAERFHVGASALSTFSILQLLVYAGMQIPVGLLVDRLGTKKVLGLGVVLFTAGQLGFAFSPSYGMALASRALLGCGDAMTFISVLRLGTRWFPARRGPMVAQFAGLAGMAGNLVSTLVLARLLHGVGWTAAFAGSALAGVVVLVLLLLFLKDHPDGHEPEPIRHQGAAYVRRQIAASWREPGTRLGLWVHFTTQFPAMVFLLLWGMPFLVEAQGLSRATAGELLTLVVLSNMVVGLVYGQVVARHHEARLPLALGTVAATALLWATTLAYPGERAPMWLLVVLCTVLGACGPASMLGFDFARPANPPERQGTASGITNMGGFVASMTTLFAIGVLLDATGDDYTVAFSAVFVLQALGISQILRLRKRAARRERERLVASRVETVHVPA from the coding sequence ATGAGGGCCGCCGCAGTGCCCGGTGACCCGCCGGGCGGGCGCCGCGCCATGGCCGTCTGGGGCATCGGCGTCTCCGTCTACTTCGTCGCCGTCATCTTCCGTACGTCCCTGGGCGTGGCCGGCCTCGACGCGGCCGAGCGTTTCCACGTGGGCGCCTCCGCGCTGTCGACCTTCTCGATCCTCCAACTCCTCGTCTACGCGGGCATGCAGATACCCGTCGGCCTGCTGGTCGACCGGCTCGGCACCAAGAAGGTGCTGGGCCTGGGGGTCGTTCTCTTCACGGCCGGCCAACTCGGCTTCGCCTTCTCGCCGTCGTACGGCATGGCCCTCGCCTCACGCGCCCTGCTCGGGTGCGGTGACGCGATGACCTTCATCAGCGTGCTGCGGCTCGGCACCCGCTGGTTCCCGGCCCGGCGCGGACCGATGGTCGCGCAGTTCGCGGGGCTGGCCGGCATGGCGGGCAACCTGGTCTCCACCCTCGTCCTGGCACGGCTGCTGCACGGCGTCGGCTGGACGGCCGCGTTCGCGGGCAGCGCGCTCGCGGGGGTCGTCGTCCTCGTCCTCCTGCTGCTGTTCCTGAAGGACCATCCCGACGGACACGAGCCGGAGCCGATCCGGCACCAGGGAGCCGCGTACGTACGACGGCAGATCGCCGCCTCCTGGCGGGAGCCGGGGACGCGACTGGGGCTGTGGGTGCACTTCACGACCCAGTTCCCGGCGATGGTGTTCCTGCTGCTGTGGGGGATGCCGTTCCTGGTCGAGGCACAGGGCCTCAGCAGGGCCACGGCCGGCGAACTGCTCACGCTCGTCGTGCTGTCGAACATGGTGGTCGGACTGGTGTACGGCCAGGTCGTCGCCCGGCATCACGAGGCGCGGCTGCCGCTGGCGCTGGGGACCGTCGCGGCGACGGCGCTGCTGTGGGCGACGACGCTGGCGTATCCCGGTGAGCGGGCGCCGATGTGGCTGCTGGTGGTGCTGTGCACGGTGCTGGGCGCCTGCGGCCCGGCGTCGATGCTCGGGTTCGACTTCGCCCGGCCGGCCAACCCGCCGGAGCGGCAGGGGACCGCCTCCGGCATCACGAACATGGGCGGCTTCGTCGCCTCCATGACGACGCTGTTCGCGATCGGGGTGCTGCTGGACGCCACCGGGGACGACTACACGGTCGCGTTCTCGGCGGTGTTCGTGCTCCAGGCCCTCGGCATCAGCCAGATCCTGCGGCTGCGGAAGCGGGCGGCGCGCAGGGAGCGGGAGCGGCTGGTGGCCAGCCGGGTGGAGACGGTGCACGTGCCGGCCTGA
- a CDS encoding ATP-binding protein produces the protein MPSYTLICPPLDTSPHIARDFVATVLRAQQLDGNLIDDAMLCTSELVTNACVHAKGGDGTVLWLAVEEGRLRVVVYDGDENPPVMRELTAETWERGGGRGLYLVDSLTEGRWGHGPDIPYGGQTHPEGKGVWFDLPVRRQAEP, from the coding sequence ATGCCCTCGTACACCCTCATCTGTCCGCCCCTCGACACCTCCCCCCACATCGCCCGTGACTTCGTCGCCACCGTCCTGCGCGCGCAGCAGCTGGACGGCAACCTGATCGACGACGCGATGCTCTGCACTTCGGAACTCGTCACCAATGCCTGCGTGCACGCGAAGGGCGGTGATGGCACGGTGCTGTGGCTGGCGGTGGAGGAGGGGCGATTGCGGGTGGTGGTGTACGACGGGGACGAGAACCCACCGGTGATGAGAGAACTGACGGCTGAGACGTGGGAGCGAGGCGGCGGTCGGGGTCTGTACCTGGTGGACAGCCTCACGGAGGGCCGTTGGGGTCACGGCCCGGACATCCCGTACGGCGGGCAGACTCATCCGGAGGGCAAGGGGGTCTGGTTCGACCTGCCCGTACGACGCCAGGCGGAGCCGTGA
- a CDS encoding LURP-one-related family protein codes for MRFLVRDRILGIGDDYWIEDDHGNKVFLVDGKAMRLRDTFELKDTHGRVLVDIHQKMFALRDTMVIERAGQPLARIRRKRLSLLRNHYRVSLADGSTELDVSGKILDREFAIEYDGELLAVISRRWLLVRDTYGVDVVREDADPALLIAVAVCVIHLAEKEGEE; via the coding sequence ATGAGATTCCTCGTACGCGACCGGATCCTCGGCATCGGTGACGACTACTGGATCGAGGACGACCACGGCAACAAGGTCTTCCTCGTCGACGGCAAGGCCATGCGGCTGCGGGACACCTTCGAGCTGAAGGACACGCACGGGCGCGTCCTCGTCGACATCCACCAGAAGATGTTCGCCCTGCGGGACACGATGGTCATCGAGCGGGCCGGCCAACCGCTCGCGCGCATCAGGCGGAAACGGCTGTCACTGCTGCGCAACCACTACCGGGTGTCCCTGGCGGACGGCAGCACCGAGCTGGACGTCAGCGGCAAGATCCTCGACCGGGAATTCGCCATCGAGTACGACGGTGAGCTGCTGGCCGTCATCTCCCGGCGGTGGCTGCTCGTGCGGGACACGTACGGCGTGGACGTCGTACGGGAGGACGCGGATCCGGCGCTGCTGATCGCGGTGGCGGTGTGCGTGATCCACCTGGCGGAGAAGGAGGGGGAGGAGTGA
- a CDS encoding helix-turn-helix transcriptional regulator produces MPPRLIPTARQVRLGAELRRLREAAGLVSRDVAAWLGTSQAQISNIESGKHGISEGRLRRLAEHYACDDTRLVDALAGMANEREKGWWEEYRSVLAPKALDLAELEHHASHVRTFQVVHIPGVLQTEDHVRAALAFVEPGYPEVREARVEFRMRRQQVLDSGTPYDVIIHEAALRMRVGGSKVARAQLEHLLQASDMESITLRVIPFAAEGFAGAGLAVQYVGGVAPQLDTVQIDTPHGAEFIDAPAQLHRYRAKLERVDNAALPQDASLDLIRRIAQEL; encoded by the coding sequence ATGCCGCCGAGGTTGATCCCCACTGCCCGTCAGGTACGCCTCGGCGCAGAGTTGCGCAGGCTTCGCGAGGCGGCGGGTTTGGTGTCCCGTGACGTCGCAGCCTGGCTGGGCACGAGCCAGGCCCAGATCAGCAACATCGAGTCGGGGAAGCACGGCATCAGCGAGGGACGGCTGCGCAGGCTCGCCGAGCACTACGCCTGCGACGACACCAGACTCGTCGACGCGTTGGCCGGCATGGCCAACGAGCGGGAAAAGGGCTGGTGGGAGGAGTACCGAAGTGTTCTGGCGCCCAAGGCTCTCGACCTCGCGGAGTTGGAGCACCACGCGTCGCACGTTCGCACTTTTCAGGTCGTGCACATTCCGGGAGTGCTCCAGACCGAGGATCACGTGCGCGCGGCCTTGGCGTTCGTGGAGCCGGGTTATCCGGAGGTCCGAGAGGCTCGTGTCGAGTTCCGGATGCGGCGCCAGCAGGTACTCGATTCCGGGACGCCGTATGACGTGATCATCCACGAGGCCGCGCTACGCATGCGCGTCGGCGGTTCCAAGGTCGCCCGTGCTCAACTCGAGCACCTGCTCCAGGCATCCGACATGGAGTCCATCACTCTTCGCGTCATCCCCTTCGCTGCCGAAGGCTTCGCGGGTGCGGGCCTCGCCGTGCAGTACGTCGGCGGAGTCGCCCCCCAGCTGGACACCGTGCAGATCGATACGCCGCACGGTGCCGAATTCATCGACGCGCCTGCTCAACTGCACCGGTACCGAGCCAAACTCGAACGCGTTGACAACGCCGCGCTCCCACAGGACGCTTCCCTCGACCTCATCCGCCGTATCGCCCAAGAACTGTGA
- a CDS encoding carbon-nitrogen family hydrolase, whose product MRASLMQIAVNEGESVESRRRRVASLVRDQADADFVVLPELWTTGAFAYEEFGREAEPLEGPTYEAMAKAASDAGVWLHAGSIPERAASGSGSAAGDGPLYNTSLLFSPSGDLAAAYRKIHRFGFDKGEAVLMGAGRDLVTVRLPETTLGLATCYDLRFPELFRGLVDAGAETLVVPAGWPERRRAHWTLLAQARAVENQAFVLACGTAGTHAGVPQAGHSIVVDPWGEVLGEAGAGEEVLTVEFDPGKVTTTREQFPALKDRVLGLRPPGQ is encoded by the coding sequence GTGCGCGCCTCTTTGATGCAGATCGCCGTGAATGAGGGGGAATCGGTCGAATCGCGTCGGCGGCGCGTGGCCTCGCTGGTACGGGATCAGGCCGATGCCGATTTCGTCGTCCTGCCGGAGCTGTGGACCACGGGGGCGTTCGCCTACGAGGAGTTCGGGCGCGAGGCCGAGCCGCTCGAAGGGCCGACGTACGAAGCCATGGCGAAGGCGGCGAGCGACGCGGGCGTATGGCTGCACGCGGGCTCGATTCCCGAGCGCGCTGCATCCGGCAGCGGCTCCGCCGCGGGTGACGGTCCTCTCTACAACACCTCCCTCCTCTTCTCACCCTCCGGTGACCTGGCCGCCGCCTACCGCAAGATCCACCGCTTCGGCTTCGACAAGGGCGAGGCCGTGCTGATGGGCGCGGGGCGGGACCTGGTGACGGTCCGGCTTCCCGAGACCACTCTCGGCTTGGCCACCTGCTACGACCTCCGTTTCCCCGAACTCTTCCGCGGTCTCGTCGACGCCGGTGCCGAGACCCTGGTCGTCCCCGCGGGCTGGCCGGAGCGCCGCCGGGCGCACTGGACGCTGCTGGCTCAGGCGCGGGCGGTGGAGAACCAGGCGTTCGTGCTCGCGTGTGGAACGGCCGGGACGCATGCGGGAGTTCCGCAGGCCGGTCACTCGATCGTGGTGGATCCGTGGGGCGAGGTGCTGGGGGAGGCGGGCGCCGGGGAGGAGGTCCTGACGGTGGAGTTCGACCCGGGGAAGGTCACGACGACCAGGGAGCAGTTCCCGGCGCTGAAGGACCGGGTGCTGGGGCTGCGGCCCCCCGGCCAATAG
- a CDS encoding maleylpyruvate isomerase family mycothiol-dependent enzyme, producing the protein MSLHPTLQPYADAWTHSIEAISELVLPLVEGEWNRRTPCPGWSVRDVVSHVIGLDCEMLGDPRPIHTLPRDLFHVTNDHQRYMEMQVDVRRHHTAPEMTSELEYVIIRRNRQLRNESRDPGTKVRGPLGTELTLEESMRRHAFDVWVHEQDLRTALGRPGNLDSPGAHIARDVLLDELPRIVAEDASAPRSSAIVFDVHGPIEFLRTIRVDIQGRGTLETAPALGPAATLTLDWETYVRLACGRATPEAVADRVKAEGDPELAAAILRNLSVTP; encoded by the coding sequence GTGAGTCTGCATCCCACCCTCCAGCCCTACGCCGACGCCTGGACCCACTCCATCGAAGCGATATCCGAGCTGGTGCTGCCGCTCGTGGAGGGCGAGTGGAACCGGCGCACGCCCTGCCCCGGCTGGTCGGTGCGCGACGTCGTCTCCCATGTCATCGGCCTGGACTGCGAGATGCTCGGCGATCCGCGCCCCATCCACACGCTCCCGCGCGACCTGTTCCACGTCACCAACGACCACCAGCGGTACATGGAGATGCAGGTCGACGTCCGCCGCCACCACACGGCGCCGGAGATGACGTCCGAGCTGGAGTACGTGATCATCCGCCGCAACCGCCAGCTGCGCAACGAGTCCCGCGACCCCGGCACGAAGGTGCGCGGCCCGCTGGGCACGGAGCTCACTCTCGAGGAGTCCATGCGCAGGCACGCGTTCGACGTGTGGGTGCACGAGCAGGACCTGCGCACGGCCCTCGGCCGCCCGGGCAACCTCGACTCGCCCGGCGCGCACATCGCCCGTGACGTGCTGCTCGACGAACTCCCGCGCATCGTCGCCGAGGACGCGAGCGCGCCGCGCAGCTCGGCGATCGTCTTCGACGTGCACGGCCCCATCGAGTTCCTGCGCACGATCCGCGTCGACATCCAGGGCCGCGGCACGCTGGAAACGGCCCCGGCCCTCGGCCCCGCCGCCACCCTCACCCTCGACTGGGAGACGTACGTCCGGCTGGCCTGCGGCCGCGCGACGCCGGAGGCGGTGGCGGACCGGGTGAAGGCGGAGGGGGATCCGGAGCTCGCGGCGGCGATCTTGCGGAACCTGTCGGTGACGCCGTAA
- a CDS encoding GntR family transcriptional regulator: MPSAPPAPVKQPPAAERVYAHVKQGVLDRRYQGGTLLTEGELAEAVGVSRTPVREALLRLEVEGLIKLYPKKGALVLPVSAQEIADVVETRLLVEEHAARKAVPAPAGLIQRLEELLAKQKAQAAAGDLAGAAVTDRCFHAEIVRSGGNEILSRLYDQLRDRQLRMGVAVLHSHPDRIAKTLVEHEEILEALRRGDADAAVGLVHRHVGWFSHLARGEVR; this comes from the coding sequence ATGCCTTCCGCCCCGCCCGCCCCCGTCAAGCAGCCCCCCGCCGCGGAACGCGTCTACGCCCACGTCAAGCAGGGTGTCCTGGACCGCCGTTACCAGGGCGGGACCCTCCTCACCGAGGGTGAGCTCGCCGAGGCCGTCGGGGTCTCGCGCACGCCGGTGCGCGAGGCGCTGCTCCGCCTGGAGGTCGAGGGGCTGATCAAGCTTTACCCGAAAAAGGGAGCCCTCGTGCTGCCCGTATCCGCCCAGGAGATCGCGGACGTGGTGGAGACGCGGCTGCTGGTCGAGGAACACGCCGCCCGGAAGGCCGTACCCGCACCGGCCGGGCTGATCCAGCGGCTCGAGGAACTGCTGGCGAAGCAGAAGGCGCAGGCAGCCGCCGGCGACCTCGCCGGGGCCGCCGTCACCGACCGCTGCTTCCACGCCGAGATCGTCCGCAGCGGCGGCAACGAGATCCTCTCCCGGCTCTACGACCAGCTCCGCGACCGCCAGTTGCGCATGGGTGTCGCCGTCCTGCACTCCCACCCCGACCGGATCGCCAAGACCCTCGTCGAGCACGAGGAGATCCTCGAGGCACTGCGCCGCGGGGACGCGGACGCCGCCGTCGGCCTCGTCCACCGGCACGTCGGGTGGTTCTCCCACCTGGCCAGGGGTGAGGTCCGATGA
- a CDS encoding type II CAAX endopeptidase family protein: protein MTTACPDLTGFPYHRMGRSSGRHRWWRPLLGTLLFIPSWLVLSLLLYAVSYGLGTAAGYPELPDGGVDLGPLRNTALDLTYIAIALPLILLAVRWTERRPVGTLSSVTGRLRVRWLAWCLLAALPPVTLLVLTTVLMPNDGAASVESTAWVGWQSFLTSLAVLAVFVPVQAVAEEYVFRGWLTQAVGAFLRSPWFAVLPQAVLFATAHGWGTRWGFIDLLVFGVVAGWLTIRTGGLEATIALHVLNNLLAFGFSAAVVDGLSSDDTAADAPWQLALVDMATVLLYAAIMLRFTRRYPPQRLAPPEATPPLHAPCPCPLAAPPQSGIPRSYHLQSDSGGPPSPELPVRESDLY, encoded by the coding sequence ATGACAACCGCATGCCCGGATCTCACCGGCTTCCCGTACCACCGCATGGGCCGGAGCAGCGGCCGTCACCGCTGGTGGCGGCCGCTGCTCGGTACTCTGCTGTTCATCCCTAGCTGGCTCGTGCTCTCGCTCCTGCTCTACGCCGTCTCCTACGGCCTCGGAACCGCAGCCGGCTACCCGGAACTACCCGACGGCGGCGTGGACTTAGGCCCGCTGCGTAACACGGCATTGGATCTGACGTACATCGCGATCGCACTGCCCCTCATCCTGCTGGCCGTACGGTGGACGGAGCGACGACCGGTCGGCACCCTCTCGTCGGTCACCGGACGACTCCGGGTCCGCTGGCTGGCCTGGTGCCTGCTGGCCGCCCTGCCTCCAGTGACCCTGCTGGTGCTGACTACGGTCCTCATGCCCAATGACGGTGCCGCCTCCGTAGAGTCCACCGCATGGGTCGGCTGGCAGTCTTTCCTCACCTCTCTGGCTGTCCTGGCCGTCTTCGTTCCGGTGCAGGCCGTAGCCGAGGAGTACGTCTTCCGGGGCTGGCTGACCCAGGCAGTCGGCGCCTTTCTGCGCTCCCCGTGGTTCGCCGTGCTCCCACAAGCGGTGCTGTTCGCCACCGCCCACGGCTGGGGCACCCGGTGGGGCTTCATCGATCTGCTGGTCTTCGGCGTGGTGGCGGGATGGCTGACCATCCGCACGGGCGGCCTGGAAGCCACCATCGCCCTGCACGTCCTGAACAACCTGCTGGCCTTCGGCTTCTCCGCCGCAGTCGTCGACGGACTGTCCTCCGACGACACAGCAGCCGACGCACCCTGGCAACTCGCCCTCGTGGACATGGCAACCGTCCTGCTCTACGCCGCAATTATGCTGCGCTTCACGCGCCGTTACCCACCACAGCGCCTCGCCCCGCCGGAGGCCACTCCGCCATTGCACGCTCCATGCCCGTGCCCGCTGGCCGCCCCGCCGCAGAGCGGCATACCGCGCTCATACCACCTCCAGTCCGACTCGGGTGGGCCGCCCAGCCCTGAGCTACCGGTGCGCGAAAGCGACCTCTACTGA